A stretch of the Capsicum annuum cultivar UCD-10X-F1 chromosome 8, UCD10Xv1.1, whole genome shotgun sequence genome encodes the following:
- the LOC107840275 gene encoding uncharacterized protein LOC107840275, with the protein MSEQINAALFKCKSWSPDIQRERTWLKRRKNHRLRLAAERRRITTADDCRSLSLNAADERRRSMDCLTDVDVDEFRACFELGFGFDPNSDLDPKLTSAFPALELYQAVNKLSRSSSSVSMVTSDSETPSSVESSVSIVEPGDDPETVKMRLRQWAQMVAISVRGLPSI; encoded by the exons ATGTCAGAACAAATAAATGCCGCTCTTTTCAAATGCAAATCATGGTCCCCCGACATTCAACGGGAACGAACTTGGCTCAAACGCCGTAAGAACCACCGTCTCCGTCTCGCTGCCGAACGCCGCCGCATCACCACCGCCGATGACTGCCGTTCATTGAGCCTCAACGCCGCCGATGAACGCCGTCGTTCCATGGACTGCTTGACTGACGTTGACGTCGATGAATTCCGTGCTTGCTTTGAATTAGGATTCGGATTCGATCCGAATTCTGATTTGGATCCGAAGCTAACCAGTGCTTTTCCCGCTTTGGAGCTTTATCAAGCTGTTAACAAGTTATCTCGATCCTCCTCTTCTGTTTCGATGGTAACTTCTGACTCTGAAACTCCTTCATCTGTTGAGAGCTCCGTCTCCATTGTTGAACCAG GTGATGATCCGGAGACAGTGAAAATGAGGTTGAGACAATGGGCACAAATGGTGGCTATTTCAGTGCGTGGATTACCTTCCATATAG
- the LOC107840276 gene encoding cold-regulated protein 28: MEETHRKVIPAAESCASSESCGNELTRLSSGSSSLSVANSKGIMLLQSGNSTTDKYTGWTNEKHNTFLDHLEASFVKQLHRSMALRAGSVEMNQSCRNLSEELSSHVNKASEQLTFPHHGCWKKIKTVRKPPVVYIAADSHDCQFCFELHRKGKRTRDEKPTDGLKTKSHLISELGELQNTVCTLTEGSGQNFIGEDFDENSRCKKMKTVSVDTTDQEQIVPTRNMGVQELLVPCSGEITK; the protein is encoded by the exons ATGGAAGAAACTCACAGGAAAGTGATACCGGCGGCGGAGAGTTGCGCGTCGTCGGAGAGTTGCGGTAATGAGTTGACCCGGTTGAGTTCTGGTTCGTCGTCTTTAAGTGTTGCGAATTCCAAAGGTATTATGCTGCTGCAGAGTGGAAATTCTACAACG GACAAGTACACAGGATGGACAAATGAGAAGCACAATACATTTCTGGACCATCTTGAAGCATCATTTGTAAAGCAGTTACACAGATCCATGGCCTTGCGTGCTGGATCTGTGGAAATGAACCAGAGCTGCAGAAATTTGTCAGAAGAGTTATCTTCACATGTCAACAAAGCTTCAGAGCAG TTAACTTTTCCGCATCATGGCTGTTGGAAGAAGATCAAGACTGTGAGGAAGCCACCTGTTGTGTATATTGCAGCTGATTCTCATGATTGCCAATTTTGTTTTGAACTCCATCGCAAGGGGAAACGAACAAGAGATGAGAAACCAACGGATGGGctcaaaacaaaatcacatttaATTTCTGAACTTGGAGAACTTCAGAATACAGTTTGTACACTTACTG AAGGTTCAGGTCAGAATTTCATAGGTGAAGATTTTGATGAGAACTCGAGGTGCAAAAAGATGAAGACAGTTTCGGTGGACACTACAGACCAAGAGCAA ATTGTTCCAACAAGGAATATGGGAGTCCAAGAGTTGCTAGTTCCATGTTCCGGAGAGATAACTAAGTAA